One Phaseolus vulgaris cultivar G19833 chromosome 11, P. vulgaris v2.0, whole genome shotgun sequence genomic window carries:
- the LOC137805845 gene encoding uncharacterized protein — protein MMLYGGSDAVHCKLFMSTLTGTAQDWFVSLPDEHVTSFAQFSTLFREQYIANQAPPLVSYDLFDVRQYQGESLKDFLNYFGAQVVRLHTKDEDMMVHAFRKGIMPGPFSQSLIRCRPKTFCKIKRRTVAHIVEEGELTEKRGSVAPICPRGPSRPQPMRGHETTTKKKTPVKHQPYEARKPQTRARTREDASPMHTFLVELKELIVIPNIAERLKIPAKADKRLGPSKNARCEFHQAYGHPIRNYLSLGH, from the coding sequence ATGATGCTATATGGGGGCTCCGATGCAGTGCATTGCAAactgttcatgagcacgctgACAGGCACAGCGCAAGACTGGTTTGTTAGCCTCCCTGACGAACATGTAACATCGTTTGCGCAGTTTTCTACGCTGTTCAGGGAGCAATACATAGCCAATCAGGCTCCCCCGCTAGTCTCTTACGATCTTTTCGACGTAAgacaatatcagggagagtccttgAAGGACTTCCTCAACTATTTTGGGGCACAGGTGGTAAGGTTGCACACCAAGGATGAGGATATGATGGTGCACGCTTTCAGGAAGGGAATCATGCCAGGACCCTTCAGTCAGTCACTTATCAGGTGTCGCCCCAAAACCTTTTGCAAGATCAAGCGTCGAACGGTAGCCCATATCGTCGAGGAAGGGGAACTCACAGAGAAGCGCGGAAGCGTTGCCCCCATCTGCCCACGAGGGCCAAGTCGACCTCAGCCCATGAGAGGACACGAGACgacgacaaagaagaagacccCAGTGAAGCATCAACCCTACGAGGCCAGGAAGCCCCAAACCAGGGCGCGCACAAGGGAGGATGCGTCCCCCATGCACACCTTCCTAGTAGAATTGAAGGAGCTAATTGTTATTCCCAACATAGCGGAGAGACTGAAGATCCCCGCGAAAGCTGACAAGAGGTTGGGGCCCAGCAAGAACGCtcggtgtgagttccaccaagcgtaTGGTCACCCCATACGCAACTATTTATCGCTAGGGCACTAG